A genomic region of Trifolium pratense cultivar HEN17-A07 linkage group LG3, ARS_RC_1.1, whole genome shotgun sequence contains the following coding sequences:
- the LOC123918029 gene encoding uncharacterized protein LOC123918029: protein MGTNNQEHEILDAGSEVTYQEMVENEVKDTRKGATHKIIAESCKSNSMVIKKGHAMIPAHIIAEAISSIREIDLRWSGPITPKEMEYVEQYVLAKYPEYSRLIEGDGNGIDMSTFIINEEPLDEKGKSPRGTPSPRDSVAYSFGSSLPDSDRAKIQLEPSRLLDILNKKSSFTGSFISIPEIQAQNKVLKHYGLADDEYLVLFTPSYKDAMMLVGESYPFVKGNYYMTILDQEEDYIKEFAFFKESKVIPAPKTWLDLRIKGSQLSQNFRRRCKISPKGLFTYPADASGTMHWISEAHRNHWHVLLDASAYVVGKDRLHLALHRPDFVICSLDNNTNSSPSRITCLLVRKESFDTSAASSQAE from the exons ATGGGAACAAATAATCAGGAACATGAAATTTTAGATGCAGGATCTGAG GTAACATATCAGGAGATGGTAGAGAATGAAGTCAAGGACACAAGGAAAGGTGCGACACACAAAATAATTGCAGAAAGTTGCAAATCAAACAGCATGGTCATAAAG AAAGGACATGCAATGATTCCGGCTCACATCATAGCTGAAGCGATATCGAGTATCCGCGAAATTGATCTAAGATGGTCAGGTCCAATTACACCAAAAGAAATGGAATATGTTGAACAGTATGTTCTAGCAAAGTATCCAGAATATTCAAGGTTGATTGAAGGAGATGGAAATGGGATAGATATGTCAACCTTTATCATCAATGAGGAGCCTTTAGATGAAAAGGGAAAGTCACCAAGAGGGACTCCTAGTCCTAGAGATTCTGTTGCATATTCATTTGGCAGTAGTTTACCTGATTCTGATAGAGCCAAGATTCAGTTAGAACCATCAAGGTTACTTGATATTCTCAACAAGAAATCTTCGTTTACTGGAAGTTTCATCTCGATCCCGGAAATCCAAGCTCAAAATAAGGTTTTGAAACATTATGGCTTGGCAGATGATGAGTACCTTGTTCTTTTCACTCCAAGCTACAAGGATGCTATGATGTTGGTAGGTGAAAGTTACCCTTTTGTTAAGGGAAACTACTACATGACCATTCTTGATCAAGAAGAAGATTATATAAAGGAATTTGCTTTTTTTAAGGAGTCAAAGGTGATACCAGCACCAAAGACTTGGTTAGACTTGAGGATTAAAGGGTCTCAGTTGAGTCAAAACTTTAGGAGGAGGTGTAAGATCAGTCCAAAAGGCTTATTCACTTATCCAGCAGATGCTAGTGGAACAATGCATTGGATCTCAGAGGCTCATAGGAACCATTGGCATGTGCTACTTGATGCCTCTGCATATGTTGTTGGAAAGGATCGGCTACATCTCGCGCTTCACCGCCCTGATTTTGTGATCTGTAGTCTTGACAACAACACTAATTCCAGTCCTTCAAGAATCACTTGCCTCTTAGTCAGAAAGGAATCCTTTGACACCTCCGCTGCTTCGTCTCAAGCTGAATGA
- the LOC123918030 gene encoding TITAN-like protein isoform X4: MFASSSKHLPLLVPNLLLVIAYGVFSVTKISTSSLVPLPGSENAIRHLASVEHVKNLKHFFWKYGGNTDQLDLFTVSDNDVVKWEKRCKALNKEASLQSEGSAGAVFGPSSDIHNQLNNENIDSFENIYSHSVKSYPSNVVLPLHCYTKNEYQVSSSEHSGVGNTGLLDINNTSLPSKACSSANPPALQDFAVERRSHSLSSNGRQLSSDDYSSNKTLLDNGKVVNGELIQQGIQMLTRISFVLAENNGGNVHSGAPPPWFESTEGVQIPFKPVLGDSVSHSNKSGKHKKLNPKRVGAAWAEKRKIEMEMEKRGEIVGNECDANWLPNFGRVWQSGSRRESKKEFEKEKHELLNVETQSEMPIKIQPYVSKRMRMDNGSDHTSG, encoded by the exons GTTCCTTTGCCTG GCAGTGAAAATGCAATTCGTCACCTAGCAAGCGTCGAACATGTGAAGAATTTGAAGCACTTCTTTTGGAAATATGGTGGCAACACGGATCAGCTGGATTTGTTTACAGTTTCCGATAATGACGTTGTGAAG TGGGAAAAGAGGTGCAAGGCCCTTAATAAAGAAGCTTCGTTGCAAAGTGAGGGGAGTGCTGGAGCAGTTTTTGGACCTTCAAGTGATATCCACAATCAATTGAACAATGAAAATATTGatagttttgaaaatatttattccCATTCTGTGAAATCATATCCTTCAAATGTTGTTTTGCCTTTACACTGCTACACAAAAAATGAGTATCAGGTATCCTCTTCAGAACACTCTGGAGTTGGAAATACTGGCCTATTAGATATCAATAACACTTCTTTACCTTCAAAGGCGTGCTCTAGTGCAAATCCTCCTGCTTTGCAGGATTTTGCAG TGGAAAGGAGAAGCCATTCTCTCTCTTCTAATGGTAGACAATTGTCAAGTGATGATTACTCCTCTAATAAAACT CTTCTTGATAATGGTAAAGTGGTCAACGGAGAGCTCATTCAGCAAG GTATACAGATGCTCACCCGAATCTCGTTTGTGCTTGCTGAAAATAATGGTGGAAATGTTCATTCTGGAGCACCTCCACCTTGGTTTGAATCAACTGAGGGAGTTCAGATACCTTTTAAGCCTGTTTTAGGAGACAGCGTCTCCCATTCAAACAAGTCAGGGAAGCACAAAAAGCTGAATCCTAAACGCGTTGGAGCTGCTTGGGCAGAAAAGAGAAAGATTGAAATGGAGATGGAAAAGAGGGGGGAGATTGTGGGGAACGAATGTGATGCCAACTGGCTTCCTAATTTTGGTAGAGTTTGGCAATCTGGTAGCAGAAGAGAATCCAAAAAAGAATTTGAAAAGGAGAAACATGAGTTGTTAAATGTTGAAACTCAATCTGAGATGCCAATCAAGATACAACCTTATGTTAGCAAAAGAATG CGGATGGATAATGGCAGTGATCATACAAGTGGGTGA
- the LOC123918030 gene encoding TITAN-like protein isoform X3, whose translation MFASSSKHLPLLVPNLLLVIAYGVFSVTKISTSSLVPLPGSENAIRHLASVEHVKNLKHFFWKYGGNTDQLDLFTVSDNDVVKWEKRCKALNKEASLQSEGSAGAVFGPSSDIHNQLNNENIDSFENIYSHSVKSYPSNVVLPLHCYTKNEYQVSSSEHSGVGNTGLLDINNTSLPSKACSSANPPALQDFAVERRSHSLSSNGRQLSSDDYSSNKTQLLDNGKVVNGELIQQGIQMLTRISFVLAENNGGNVHSGAPPPWFESTEGVQIPFKPVLGDSVSHSNKSGKHKKLNPKRVGAAWAEKRKIEMEMEKRGEIVGNECDANWLPNFGRVWQSGSRRESKKEFEKEKHELLNVETQSEMPIKIQPYVSKRMRMDNGSDHTSG comes from the exons GTTCCTTTGCCTG GCAGTGAAAATGCAATTCGTCACCTAGCAAGCGTCGAACATGTGAAGAATTTGAAGCACTTCTTTTGGAAATATGGTGGCAACACGGATCAGCTGGATTTGTTTACAGTTTCCGATAATGACGTTGTGAAG TGGGAAAAGAGGTGCAAGGCCCTTAATAAAGAAGCTTCGTTGCAAAGTGAGGGGAGTGCTGGAGCAGTTTTTGGACCTTCAAGTGATATCCACAATCAATTGAACAATGAAAATATTGatagttttgaaaatatttattccCATTCTGTGAAATCATATCCTTCAAATGTTGTTTTGCCTTTACACTGCTACACAAAAAATGAGTATCAGGTATCCTCTTCAGAACACTCTGGAGTTGGAAATACTGGCCTATTAGATATCAATAACACTTCTTTACCTTCAAAGGCGTGCTCTAGTGCAAATCCTCCTGCTTTGCAGGATTTTGCAG TGGAAAGGAGAAGCCATTCTCTCTCTTCTAATGGTAGACAATTGTCAAGTGATGATTACTCCTCTAATAAAACT CAGCTTCTTGATAATGGTAAAGTGGTCAACGGAGAGCTCATTCAGCAAG GTATACAGATGCTCACCCGAATCTCGTTTGTGCTTGCTGAAAATAATGGTGGAAATGTTCATTCTGGAGCACCTCCACCTTGGTTTGAATCAACTGAGGGAGTTCAGATACCTTTTAAGCCTGTTTTAGGAGACAGCGTCTCCCATTCAAACAAGTCAGGGAAGCACAAAAAGCTGAATCCTAAACGCGTTGGAGCTGCTTGGGCAGAAAAGAGAAAGATTGAAATGGAGATGGAAAAGAGGGGGGAGATTGTGGGGAACGAATGTGATGCCAACTGGCTTCCTAATTTTGGTAGAGTTTGGCAATCTGGTAGCAGAAGAGAATCCAAAAAAGAATTTGAAAAGGAGAAACATGAGTTGTTAAATGTTGAAACTCAATCTGAGATGCCAATCAAGATACAACCTTATGTTAGCAAAAGAATG CGGATGGATAATGGCAGTGATCATACAAGTGGGTGA